In the genome of Romeriopsis navalis LEGE 11480, one region contains:
- the hisS gene encoding histidine--tRNA ligase produces the protein MASIQAVRGTRDILPEEIGYWQQVETIARDILARAAFKEIRTPIFEQTDLFERGIGEATDVVGKEMYTFLDKGDRSNTLRPEGTAGVVRSYIEQKLHAQGGVQRLWYMGPMFRYERPQAGRQRQFHQLGLEMLGSADVRADVESIALAVDILKAVGLDELVLEMNSLGTKADRVQYRETLVNYLRPYQADLDPDSQDRLTRNPLRILDSKAAKTQEILQDAPLLGNSLSDESQTRFEKVKGLLSDLGITYKLNPKLVRGLDYYSHTAFEFQSVQFGAVGGGGRYDGLVSELGGPETAAIGWAIGLERLIGLLQQLQPKPESQADFYLVSRGEQAEAQALKMAQQLRQAGFKAELDLSGSAFGKQFKRADRSGAAACLILGDAEAENQQVQLKWLGTGEQSEMAQTDLLGQLDELRSAIAAVRA, from the coding sequence AAGGAAATTCGGACGCCGATTTTTGAGCAGACTGATTTGTTTGAGCGGGGTATTGGCGAAGCAACGGATGTTGTCGGAAAGGAAATGTATACGTTCCTGGATAAAGGCGATCGGTCGAATACCTTGCGCCCTGAAGGGACAGCCGGTGTGGTGCGCAGCTACATTGAGCAGAAGCTCCATGCCCAAGGTGGTGTGCAGCGACTTTGGTATATGGGTCCGATGTTTCGCTATGAGCGGCCCCAGGCTGGTCGGCAGCGGCAGTTCCATCAGCTAGGCTTAGAGATGTTAGGCAGTGCGGATGTGCGGGCGGATGTGGAATCGATTGCCCTTGCCGTTGATATTCTCAAAGCTGTGGGTTTGGATGAGTTGGTTTTGGAGATGAACTCCTTAGGGACGAAAGCCGATCGGGTGCAATACCGTGAAACTTTGGTGAACTACCTGAGGCCTTATCAGGCTGACCTTGATCCCGATTCTCAGGATCGCCTGACGCGTAATCCATTGCGGATTTTGGATAGTAAAGCGGCGAAGACCCAGGAAATTTTGCAGGATGCGCCGTTATTGGGGAATAGTTTGAGTGACGAATCCCAGACGCGGTTTGAAAAAGTGAAGGGATTACTGAGTGATTTAGGAATCACTTATAAGCTGAATCCGAAGCTAGTGCGGGGATTGGATTACTACTCCCACACGGCATTCGAATTTCAGTCTGTGCAGTTTGGGGCCGTTGGTGGTGGTGGTCGCTATGATGGCTTGGTCTCAGAGCTAGGCGGGCCAGAAACGGCCGCGATCGGCTGGGCGATTGGTCTGGAGCGATTGATTGGCCTGTTGCAGCAGCTACAACCAAAACCAGAGTCCCAGGCCGATTTCTATTTGGTATCGCGTGGTGAGCAGGCGGAGGCCCAAGCCCTGAAGATGGCGCAGCAGCTGCGACAAGCTGGGTTCAAAGCCGAGCTCGATCTCAGTGGTAGCGCCTTTGGTAAGCAATTTAAGCGGGCTGACCGATCGGGTGCAGCGGCTTGTCTGATTTTGGGTGATGCGGAAGCAGAGAATCAGCAGGTGCAGCTCAAGTGGCTAGGTACGGGTGAGCAGTCAGAGATGGCTCAGACCGACTTGCTAGGGCAGCTTGATGAGTTGCGATCGGCGATCGCGGCGGTGCGGGCATAA